The following are encoded together in the Campylobacter devanensis genome:
- a CDS encoding anthranilate synthase component II, whose product MRVLLIDNYDSFTYNIVYYLKELGAKVKVVKNDFAKAKKAIKYANKFDKIIISPGFGTPDDSGVCMDIIKALGAKKQILGICLGHQCLAKAFGAEVVRMPRPFHGVSVECEFKKSTLFKGVKKPLKIALYNSLCVENTAEFDILADIKVENKSIIMAIKHKKYSCYGVQFHPESILQAQGKKILKNFLNLK is encoded by the coding sequence ATGAGAGTTTTACTAATAGATAATTACGACTCATTTACCTACAATATAGTCTATTATTTAAAGGAGTTAGGCGCTAAAGTCAAGGTAGTCAAAAATGATTTTGCTAAAGCCAAAAAAGCTATAAAATATGCTAATAAATTTGATAAAATCATTATTTCACCAGGCTTTGGCACACCTGATGATTCTGGAGTTTGTATGGATATTATTAAGGCTCTTGGGGCTAAAAAGCAGATTTTAGGTATATGCTTAGGTCATCAATGTTTGGCTAAGGCTTTTGGCGCAGAAGTGGTGCGGATGCCACGCCCTTTTCATGGGGTGAGTGTGGAGTGTGAATTTAAAAAATCTACGCTTTTTAAAGGGGTAAAAAAGCCATTAAAAATCGCTTTGTATAACTCATTGTGCGTGGAAAATACTGCTGAATTTGATATCTTAGCAGATATAAAAGTGGAGAATAAAAGCATTATAATGGCTATCAAGCATAAAAAATATAGTTGCTATGGGGTGCAGTTTCACCCTGAGTCTATATTACAAGCTCAAGGCAAAAAGATATTAAAAAATTTCTTAAATTTAAAATAG